In the genome of Phlebotomus papatasi isolate M1 chromosome 2, Ppap_2.1, whole genome shotgun sequence, one region contains:
- the LOC129803649 gene encoding probable serine/threonine-protein kinase kinX, translating into MAPGADEALDKFLGVLRGLVPQVEVQEQVHLVLDIHMGLRVIQVQALLVGVQEQALLVGVQEQAPQVAVQGQVPPVEVQEKALLVEVQVQALLVRVQEQVLLVVDVHMALQVTQVLVLLVEVQEQVPPVEVRVQVLPVEVQEQALLVVVQEQVPPVEVRVQVLPVAVRVQALLVRVQEQVPPVVVLHMVLQVTQVLVPPVEVQEQVPPVEVQEQVPPVEVRVQVPPVEVQVQVLPVAVQGQVPLVEVQEQVPLVEVRVQVPPVEVQEQVPLVEVRVQVPPVEVQEQAPLVVVQEQVPLVEVRVQVPPVEVQEQVPLVEVRVQVPPVEVQEQAPPVEVQEQVPPVVVLHMVLQVTQVLVPPVEVQEQVPLVGVQEQVPPVEVRVQALLDEVQELALLVGVQELALLVGVQEQALLVGVQELALLVGVQELALLVGVQVQALLVLDIHMGFRVIQVQALPVEVQEQALLVEVQEQALLVEVQEQVPPVEVQEQAPQVVVQERVREQDLVIPVEYWLYHLLGHSHQIPMKLNNPIYLHFVASMQENVLLQYLPHRLLLHHYLPLGLFQKLDEVYFQGLLHCCTLCRLS; encoded by the exons ATGGCTCCTGGGGCGGATGAGGCATTGGATAAGTTTCTTGGGGTTCTTCGGGGATTGGTTCCTCAGGTTGAGGTTCAGGAGCAGGTTCATCTGGTTCTGGATATACATATGGGCCTTCGGGTGATTCAGGTGCAGGCTCTTCTGGTTGGGGTTCAGGAGCAGGCTCTTCTGGTTGGGGTTCAGGAGCAGGCTCCTCAGGTTGCGGTTCAGGGGCAGGTTCCTCCGGTTGAGGTTCAGGAGAAGGCTCTTCTGGTTGAGGTTCAGGTGCAGGCTCTTCTGGTTCGGGTTCAGGAGCAGGTTCTTCTGGTTGTGGATGTACATATGGCCCTTCAGGTGACTCAGGTGCTGGTTCTTCTGGTTGAGGTTCAGGAGCAGGTTCCTCCGGTTGAGGTTCGGGTGCAGGTTCTTCCGGTTGAGGTTCAGGAGCAGGCTCTTCTGGTTGTGGTTCAGGAGCAGGTTCCTCCGGTTGAGGTTCGGGTGCAGGTTCTTCCGGTTGCGGTTCGGGTGCAGGCTCTTCTGGTTCGGGTTCAGGAGCAGGTTCCTCCGGTTGTGGTTTTACATATGGTCCTTCAGGTGACTCAGGTGCTGGTTCCTCCGGTTGAGGTTCAGGAGCAGGTTCCTCCGGTTGAGGTTCAGGAGCAGGTTCCTCCGGTTGAGGTTCGGGTGCAGGTTCCTCCGGTTGAGGTTCAGGTGCAGGTTCTTCCGGTTGCGGTTCAGGGGCAGGTTCCTCTGGTTGAGGTTCAGGAGCAGGTTCCTCTGGTTGAGGTTCGGGTGCAGGTTCCTCCGGTTGAGGTTCAGGAGCAGGTTCCTCTGGTTGAGGTTCGGGTGCAGGTTCCTCCGGTTGAGGTTCAG GAGCAGGCTCCTCTGGTTGTGGTTCAGGAGCAGGTTCCTCTGGTTGAGGTTCGGGTGCAGGTTCCTCCGGTTGAGGTTCAGGAGCAGGTTCCTCTGGTTGAGGTTCGGGTGCAGGTTCCTCCGGTTGAGGTTCAG GAGCAGGCTCCTCCGGTTGAGGTTCAGGAGCAGGTTCCTCCGGTTGTGGTTTTACATATGGTCCTTCAGGTGACTCAGGTGCTGGTTCCTCCGGTTGAGGTTCAGGAGCAGGTTCCTCTGGTTGGGGTTCAGGAGCAGGTTCCTCCGGTTGAGGTTCGGGTGCAGGCTCTTCTGGATGAGGTTCAGGAGCTGGCTCTTCTGGTTGGGGTTCAGGAGCTGGCTCTTCTGGTTGGGGTTCAGGAGCAGGCTCTTCTGGTTGGGGTTCAGGAGCTGGCTCTTCTGGTTGGGGTTCAGGAGCTGGCTCTTCTGGTTGGGGTTCAGGTGCAGGCTCTTCTGGTTCTGGATATACATATGGGCTTTCGGGTGATTCAGGTGCAGGCTCTTCCGGTTGAGGTTCAGGAGCAGGCTCTTCTGGTTGAGGTTCAGGAGCAGGCTCTTCTGGTTGAGGTTCAGGAGCAGGTTCCTCCGGTTGAGGTTCAGGAACAGGCTCCTCAGGTTGTGGTTCAGGAGCGGGTTCGGGAGCAGGATCTGGTGATTCCTGTGGAGTATTGGTTGTATCATCTACTTGGTCACTCTCATCAGATACCGATGAAATTGAATAATCCGATTTATCTGCACTTTGTCGCCTCCATGCAGGAAAACGTCTTACTTCAATATCTCCCTCATCGGCTACTTCTCCACCATTATCTGCCTCTGGGATTGTTCCAAAAACTGGATGAGGTTTACTTCCAAGGCCTACTCCATTGTTGTACTCTCTGTCGGCTCTCCTAG
- the LOC129805049 gene encoding pickpocket protein 28-like — protein MSDSPTEKEVRQKIRSGRFRTAIWGFFSDYCNNSTIHGVRYLGEKRRPWTERVWWDDTPVIVTFADKSTFVWQIPFPAVTICPETKVKTEYLNFTKVFKKIFKDEENLTSTDFVPILTEEGFCFTFNTLNASEIYNPSALHPGYEYPIQESESKDWNLEEGYTTLDLSTHPQRALGDGVRVGLYILLKASEKDFDYLCSEMMQGFKVHLHSPDEIPQIARQFFRVPLNQGIMVSVKPSMLTTSEGLRAYNPIRRQCYFNHERQLKFFRNYTQKNCELECLSLFMIKECGCAKFYMPRYTDTPICGSGKISCYYRTISDLVLRTMEEGLQNNYTNSDCNCLPACTSIAYDAEISQTDMDWDKLFEALEIPKDKLEGIRPAILSIYFKDSQFITSRRSELYGLTNFVANCGGLLGLFMGVSLLSIVEIIYFCSIRLINNLKMRRTTKLASN, from the exons ATGAGTGATTCGCCAACGGAAAAGGAAGTCAGGCAGAAAATTCGGAGTGGTAGATTCAGGACAGCAATTTGGGGATTCTTCTCTGATTACTGTAACAACAGCACAATCCATGGAGTTAGGTACCTAGGCGAGAAACGTAGGCCCTGGACTGAGAGGGTTTGG TGGGATGACACTCCAGTCATTGTAACATTTGCTGACAAATCCACATTTGTCTGGCAAATACCATTTCCAGCTGTTACTATTTGCCCCGAAACTAAGGTCAAaactgaatatttaaattttacaaaagttttcaagaaaatatttaaagacgAAGAAAATCTTACGTCAACAGA CTTTGTTCCTATCCTCACGGAGGAAGGTTTTTGTTTCACCTTTAATACACTCAATGCTTCAGAAATCTACAATCCTTCTGCCCTGCATCCTGGATATGAGTATCCTATTCAAGAATCCGAATCAAAGGACTGGAATTTAGAAGAAGGATATACAACTCTGGACTTATCAACGCATCCACAACGAGCTTTGGGAGACGGTGTACGGGTTGGATTATACATATTATTGAAAGCTTCAGAAAAGGATTTTGACTACCTATGTAGTGAAATGATGCAGGGCTTTAAAGTCCATTTACATTCACCTGATGAGATTCCTCAAATAGCTCGCCAATTTTTCAGGGTGCCACTGAATCAAGGGATTATGGTTTCGGTTAAACCAAGTATGCTTACAACATCTGAAGGATTAAGAGCCTATAATCCGATAAG GAGACAATGCTACTTCAACCACGAACGCCAATTGAAATTCTTTCGAAATTATACTCAAAAGAATTGTGAATTGGAGTGCTTATCTCTATTTATGATAAAGGAATGTGGATGTGCGAAATTCTACATGCCTCGATATACAGATACCCCAATATGTGGGTCTGGGAAGATTTCGTGCTACTACAGAACCATAAGCGATTTAGTCCTGAGAACGATGGAAGAGGGCTTACAGAATAACTACACAAATTCAGACTGCAATTGCCTGCCAGCATGTACGTCGATAGCGTACGATGCGGAAATATCGCAGACTGATATGGACTGGGATAAGCTTTTCGAGGCTTTAGAAATCCCTAAAGACAAATTAGAAGG AATTCGTCCCGCAATCCTATCAATTTATTTCAAGGACTCCCAGTTTATCACTTCTAGAAGGTCCGAGCTCTATGGTCTGACCAATTTTGTGGCCAATTGCGGAGGACTTCTGGGACTCTTTATGGGTGTCTCTCTCCTGAGTATCGTTGAGATTATTTATTTCTGCAGCATTCGCTTAATCAACAATCTCAAGATGAGAAGGACCACAAAATTAGcttctaattaa
- the LOC129805050 gene encoding uncharacterized protein LOC129805050 has protein sequence MINQNPFSPISPIKENSAKESHLFLDVAPNLEIDGLSDSPTEKEVRQKIRSGRFRTAIWGFFSDYCNNSTIHGVRYLGERRRPWIERVWWLVIFVISISVCSLLIWSSWKKWDDTPVIVTFADKSTFVWQIPFPAVTICPEIKVRRESFNFTKVFKKVFKERENLTLIEYNYMDIMLQICHSRKYLTNPPFGTDRITEDFSDQLKEISLVSKDIFAACYFGEDSLLDCVDIFTPILIEEGFCFTFNTLNASEIYNPSALHPGYEYPIQESESKDWNLEEGYATLDLTTHPQRALGDGVRAGLYIMLQSPEKDFDYLCSGMVQGFKVHLHSPDDVPQIARQFFSVPLKKEIMVSVKPSMITTSEGLRTYNPIRRQCYFNHERQLKFFRNYTQKNCELECFSLFLLKECGCVKFHMPRYADTPICGSGKILCYQKSIGDLVLKTLEESLQNNYTNSDCNCLPTCTSIAYDAEISQTDMDWDKLFESLEFPKRFLEGFQSATLSIFFKDSQFITSRRSELYGLTDFVANCGGLLGLFMGVSLLSIVEIIYFCSIRLINNLKMRRTKIPVRVKRRSAIKKGYLGLIAMINRKPFSPISPIKENSAKESHLFLDVAPNLEIDGLSDSPTEKEVRQKIRSGRFRTAIWGFFSDYCNNSTIHGVKYLGERRRPWTERVWWIVVFVLSIYTCFVLIWLSWERWNDSPVIVTFAEKSTPVWQIPFPAVTICPETKVKMEYLNFTKVFNNFLENPPEYAMENLTSTEILRLETVYQLCNFNLFGDYSFGNDTGNSSYSDNLKEISLALEDVFFRCTWRNNITNCESFTPILTEEGFCFTFNSLNASEIYRSSALHSGYEYPIKEKKSEYWTLENGYADQAPLETHPQRALGDGVRAGLYIWMKLAEKDFDYMCRASMQGFKVLLHSPDEFPHVSQQYFRVPLNQEITVAVKPSMFTTSAGLRGYDPVRRQCYFSHERKLNFFRIYNQKNCELECLSNHTLDRCGCVKFSMPRESDTPICGSGMVWCYREAEYELLMIKMEEDLEKDKTESKCNCLPACTSIEYEAETSQTDVDWDKLFQAAGVTESFFEGTQSVTLSIFFKDPQFITSKRSELYGLSNFVANCGGLLGLFMGVSLLSIVEIIYFSTIRLFNNLRMRRRSKNLTSSSNIIIHKPSKALV, from the exons ATGATCAATCAAAACCCGTTTTCCCCGATTTccccaataaaagaaaatagcGCGAAAGAGTCACATTTATTTCTCGATGTGGCGCCAAATTTAGAAATTGATGGGCTGAGTGATTCGCCAACGGAAAAGGAAGTCAGGCAGAAAATTCGGAGTGGTAGATTCAGGACAGCAATTTGGGGATTCTTCTCTGATTACTGTAACAACAGCACAATCCACGGAGTTAGGTACCTAGGCGAGAGACGTAGGCCCTGGATTGAAAGGGTTTGG TGGCTAGTGATCTTCGTAATCTCAATTTCTGTATGTTCTCTCCTAATTTGGTCATCCTGGAAGAAGTGGGATGACACTCCAGTCATTGTAACATTTGCTGACAAATCCACATTTGTCTGGCAAATACCATTTCCAGCTGTTACTATTTGCCCCGAAATTAAGGTCAGGAGGGAATCCTtcaattttacaaaagttttcaagaaagtatttaaAGAGAGAGAAAATCTAACTTTAATAGA ATACAATTACATGGATATAATGTTGCAAATATGTCACTCTAGAAAATATTTGACTAATCCACCTTTCGGAACTGATAGAATAACTGAGGATTTTTCTGATCAACTTAAAGAAATATCATTGGTTAGTAAGGATATCTTTGCTGCCTGCTACTTTGGTGAGGATAGTTTGTTGGATTGTGTGGACATCTTTACTCCTATTCTCATAGAAGAAGGTTTTTGTTTCACCTTTAATACACTCAATGCTTCAGAAATCTACAATCCTTCTGCCCTGCATCCTGGATATGAGTATCCTATTCAAGAATCCGAATCAAAGGACTGGAATTTAGAAGAAGGATATGCAACTTTGGATTTAACAACGCATCCACAACGAGCTTTGGGAGATGGTGTACGGGCTGGATTATACATAATGTTGCAATCTCCGGAAAAGGATTTTGACTATTTATGTAGTGGAATGGTACAGGGCTTTAAAGTCCATCTACATTCGCCTGACGACGTTCCTCAAATAGCTCGTCAGTTCTTCAGTGTGCCACTTAAAAAGGAGATTATGGTTTCGGTTAAACCTAGTATGATTACAACATCTGAAGGATTAAGAACCTACAATCCGATAAG GAGACAATGCTACTTCAACCACGAAcgccaattgaaattttttcgaaattatacTCAAAAGAATTGTGAATTGGAGTGCTTTTCCCTATTTTTGCTAAAGGAATGTGGATGCGTAAAGTTCCACATGCCTCGATATGCTGATACCCCAATATGTGGATCTGGAAAAATTTTGTGTTACCAGAAATCCATTGGAGATTTAGTTTTAAAAACACTAGAGGAAAGTTTACAGAATAACTACACAAATTCAGACTGCAATTGCTTACCGACCTGTACGTCGATAGCGTACGATGCGGAAATATCGCAGACTGATATGGACTGGGATAAGCTGTTCGAATCTTTGGAATTTCCAAAAAGATTCCTAGAAGG GTTTCAATCTGCAACTCTGTCAATTTTCTTCAAAGACTCCCAGTTTATTACTTCTAGAAGGTCCGAGCTCTATGGTCTAACCGATTTTGTGGCCAATTGCGGAGGACTTCTGGGACTCTTTATGGGTGTCTCTCTCTTGAGTATCGTTGAGATTATTTATTTCTGCAGCATTCGCTTAATCAACAATCTCAAGATGAGAAGGACCAAA ATTCCGGTGAGAGTGAAACGAAGAAGTGCAATAAAAAAGGGATATTTGGGATTAATTGCAATGATCAATCGAAAACCGTTTTCCCCGATTTccccaataaaagaaaatagcGCGAAAGAGTCACATTTATTTCTCGATGTGGCGCCAAATTTAGAAATTGATGGGCTGAGTGATTCGCCAACGGAAAAGGAAGTCAGGCAGAAAATTCGGAGTGGTAGATTCAGGACAGCAATTTGGGGATTCTTCTCTGATTACTGTAACAACAGCACAATCCATGGAGTTAAGTACCTAGGCGAAAGACGTAGGCCCTGGACTGAGAGGGTTTGG TGGATTGTGGTTTTCGTACTTTCAATTTACACTTGTTTCGTTCTAATTTGGTTATCCTGGGAGAGATGGAATGATAGTCCAGTAATTGTAACCTTTGCTGAAAAATCTACTCCAGTCTGGCAGATACCTTTTCCAGCTGTTACTATTTGCCCCGAAACTAAGGTTAAGATGGAGTACCTCAATTTCACAAaggttttcaataattttcttgaaaacCCACCAGAATACGCTATGGAAAATTTAACATCAACAGA GATACTACGCTTGGAAACCGTTTATCAACTTTGCAACTTCAATCTCTTCGGAGATTATAGCTTTGGCAACGACACAGGAAATTCTAGTTATTCCGACAACCTCAAAGAAATATCACTAGCCCTTGAAGATGTCTTCTTCCGTTGCACTTGGCGAAATAACATTACAAACTGTGAATCATTCACCCCTATCCTAACAGAAGAAGGTTTCTGCTTCACTTTCAATTCCCTCAATGCTTCCGAAATCTACCGATCATCTGCCCTGCATTCTGGTTATGAGTACCCCATTAAAGAGAAGAAATCTGAGTATTGGACACTAGAAAATGGTTACGCAGATCAAGCCCCATTGGAAACCCATCCACAACGAGCTTTGGGAGATGGAGTTCGTGCTGGATTGTACATTTGGATGAAGTTGGCAGAAAAGGACTTTGATTACATGTGCCGAGCATCAATGCAGGGCTTTAAGGTCCTGTTGCATTCTCCTGATGAGTTTCCTCATGTATCTCAGCAGTACTTTCGAGTACCCTTGAATCAGGAAATTACGGTTGCAGTTAAACCTAGTATGTTTACAACATCTGCTGGGCTTAGGGGTTATGATCCTGTAAG GAGACAATGCTACTTCAGTCACGAACGAAAGTTGAACTTCTTTCGGATCTACAATCAAAAGAACTGCGAATTGGAGTGTCTATCGAATCATACTTTGGATAGGTGTGGATGCGTTAAGTTTTCCATGCCTCGAGAGTCAGATACCCCTATTTGTGGATCAGGAATGGTTTGGTGCTACAGAGAAGCTGAATATGAACTTCTAATGATAAAGATGGAGGAAGATCTTGAAAAGGACAAAACTGAGAGTAAATGCAATTGTTTGCCCGCATGCACATCTATTGAATACGAAGCTGAGACTTCTCAGACAGATGTAGATTGGGATAAATTATTTCAAGCTGCAGGAGTTACGGAAAGCTTCTTCGAAGG GACTCAGTCTGTAACTCTATCTATCTTCTTCAAGGATCCGCAGTTTATCACCTCCAAAAGGTCCGAGCTCTATGGTCTGTCCAATTTTGTGGCCAATTGCGGAGGACTTCTAGGACTATTTATGGGTGTCTCTCTCTTGAGTATTGTTGAGATAATTTATTTCAGTACCATTCGCCTATTCAACAATCTCAGGATGAGAAGACGGTCGAAGAACTTGACGTCAAGTTCAAATATCATCATTCACAAACCATCCAAAGCTCTTGtctaa